GACCGTTCTGAATTGTGTCTAGAATCCATTTGTCGTCTGTTATTTCTTCcagttttgaatgaaatatttgagACGACCTCCCACTGGTATCTGAGGAAACTTTGCCACTATTTCTGATTCTGAGTCATAAAGGTTTTTTAGAGTTGCGAAAAGAACTTACCGCCTTAGATTTTGTAGCAGACCTGAAGCCGCTCTTCGGTTTGTTGAAGCCACCACTGGAGTTGTACGGCAGGAACGACTGTGTGTTGTTTCTACCACGGTAATCTACAAACCCTGTCCTAGGTTTCTTAGGATCTGATGTCATTGTGATATTTGTGGTAGCTCTGCGTTTATGTCCGCCTGATGCAGAACGTTTCAAACCTTCAGGAAGGAAATCATTCAAATTCTTCCTCAATTTactcttttcttcaatctttttGTCAAAATCTGTGCCGAAAACGCCATCGGCTCTTAAAGGAAGTGACATAACTGCATGTGAGTAGCCTTTGTAACCGTATAAGCCAGTATCTATCAAAGTTGCGTTTCTGCGAATCAGATGATGAAACGCCCCAGCTCTGGCGATCTGATCCAAAGATTTAGCTGAAATAGCAAATGTGTCCCTAACAGTTTGTATTGCAGCATCAATATTTACATCTTTCTGTTGTAACGTGTCCAACAAAGTCCCCAAGGCTTGTTGGATGTAGCAAACAGTAATAATTCCCATACGCGAGGCTAACTGACCACTGTAGGCATACTTCtcaaaacctttcatttgttttgaatataaaGATGGGTGCTTGCCAAAAGCAAAGTTCTCATCATTGTGTCTAGTCTGAAGTAGTTCTTCTACTGTCATGTCAATCTGTGgaactttcaaataattttcaaagtctGCAGCAATACGAAAACTTTTCCTGTAGACATCACGGTAAGAAGATAGATTACTTGGATGCGCAGACCGCCAAGATTCATTCAAAGTATCAATCTGATTTTTTTCCAGTACAAGTCCAACTGAAGACTTATTAGTGTGAGAAGTCACAGCATCGGCACCAAATTTGTCGCCTAAATTGTTCACATTCAAAGACTCATTGTCCTTCATAATAGATTGAGACTCCTGATTTACCCCTAAGGAACTAGTCATGTTATCTTTTTtcactgaaagatattttaaaaaacgaTCACTGTCATCGTTCACATTCGTAGTTTCAGAACAAACTGAAGTGTCAAGAAAACTTCTACTTTCATCTTTGCCAACACAAATAGACAAAGTGTCACAGTTTTCCCGATAATTCTCCCGCGTTGGACTGTAAGAAAGTTCATCATCTTCACCCTGTTGTGGTGAAGGATGAGTTTCAGTTTCAATTCTCAAATGGCCAAGACCCGAAGTCTGCCGAGAATTAACACCAGTGGAAGACCTACGATCGCCGAACGAATCGTTTTGGTCAGAATTAAAGTTCCTTGTTGAAAGAATAGCTAGCACATTATCCATTTTCGACTCCATGCTCGCGAATTTCTCCTCTTGTTGAGAAAGTCGAAGTGAAAAATCTGCGACATCTTGCTTTATAGTCCGTCCCTTAGACGATGAATTTTTTGTAGATTTCGAGGAAGAACGATCATCCTCCGTAGTAGGATTGTCAACTAAACCCTCCTTCCTCATAATCAATGCCGCTTCAGTCATATCAATACAAAATAATTCCGATGTAAACGGATTTATCAGCGATGTTATCCCTAGCTCGCAAAATTTTTAACTGAGGATCAAGCGTCTGTTTACTATAACACCGGTCATGTGATCGGTGTCAAGAGACGCTTATTAATTTTTAGCGAGTTATACCCTATTACGCGGAAATGATATCCTATTCGTAGAATATGGTAAGTAAAAAACGAATGTGATGAAatttgcccctgtgacaatgagccacgtgtgggatttattcggacagagaaaacactaccgtttcgtacgccgttgctcgctcatGATGCATAAACAGTTtggaactgggctttgaagtaaggtttttctgaaagattattcttttgcccgaaagacggccaatcattgataaggaaatattgttttgaaaaaaatatatggacctggaagcaatgcacatgtcaaactgttcttacctacctttctcatggctcattgtcacaggtgcaatttttt
The window above is part of the Mercenaria mercenaria strain notata unplaced genomic scaffold, MADL_Memer_1 contig_4816, whole genome shotgun sequence genome. Proteins encoded here:
- the LOC123530024 gene encoding uncharacterized protein LOC123530024 produces the protein MTEAALIMRKEGLVDNPTTEDDRSSSKSTKNSSSKGRTIKQDVADFSLRLSQQEEKFASMESKMDNVLAILSTRNFNSDQNDSFGDRRSSTGVNSRQTSGLGHLRIETETHPSPQQGEDDELSYSPTRENYRENCDTLSICVGKDESRSFLDTSVCSETTNVNDDSDRFLKYLSVKKDNMTSSLGVNQESQSIMKDNESLNVNNLGDKFGADAVTSHTNKSSVGLVLEKNQIDTLNESWRSAHPSNLSSYRDVYRKSFRIAADFENYLKVPQIDMTVEELLQTRHNDENFAFGKHPSLYSKQMKGFEKYAYSGQLASRMGIITVCYIQQALGTLLDTLQQKDVNIDAAIQTVRDTFAISAKSLDQIARAGAFHHLIRRNATLIDTGLYGYKGYSHAVMSLPLRADGVFGTDFDKKIEEKSKLRKNLNDFLPEGLKRSASGGHKRRATTNITMTSDPKKPRTGFVDYRGRNNTQSFLPYNSSGGFNKPKSGFRSATKSKAQSRRSDDAPTFKR